A region from the Poecilia reticulata strain Guanapo linkage group LG12, Guppy_female_1.0+MT, whole genome shotgun sequence genome encodes:
- the smad4a gene encoding mothers against decapentaplegic homolog 4a isoform X1: protein MSITNTPTSNDACLSIVHSLMCHRQGGESESFAKRAIESLVKKLKEKKDELDSLITAITTNGAHPSKCVTIQRTLDGRLQVAGRKGFPHVVYARLWRWPDLHKNELKHVKYCQYAFDLKCDSVCVNPYHYERVVSPGIDLSTLTLSNSGPLIVKDEFDYENQQSHSSSESHLQTIQHPPSRPVPPDTFSNNPLLPPSEGSTGASSSAFSTISAGPSNPTPNWSRNSSFPPAVPQHQNGHLQHHPPMPHTGHYWPVTNEIAFQPPISNHPAPEYWCSIAYFEMDVQVGETFKVPSTCPIVTVDGYVDPSGGDRFCLGQLSNVHRTENIERARLHIGKGVQLECKGEGDVWVRCLSDHAVFVQSYYLDREAGRAPGDAVHKIYPSAYIKVFDLRQCHRQMQQQAATAQAAAAAQAAAVAGNIPGPGSVGGIAPAISLSAAAGIGVDDLRRLCILRMSFVKGWGPDYPRQSIKETPCWIEIHLHRALQLLDEVLHTMPIADPQPLD, encoded by the exons ATGTCAATCACAAACACTCCTACAAGCAACGACGCTTGCCTGAGCATCGTGCACAGCCTCATGTGCCACCGGCAGGGAGGGGAAAGTGAAAGCTTTGCAAAGCGGGCCATTGAGAGTCTTGTCAAGAagctgaaggagaagaaggatgAGCTGGATTCTCTAATTACTGCCATCACCACAAACGGGGCTCATCCTAGCAAATGCGTAACCATACAGCGAACTTTGGACGGACGCTTACAG GTTGCAGGGCGTAAAGGTTTCCCCCATGTCGTCTATGCCAGACTGTGGCGATGGCCGGACCTCCACAAGAATGAGCTAAAACACGTGAAGTACTGCCAGTACGCATTTGACCTGAAATGCGACAGCGTCTGTGTCAACCCGTACCACTACGAGAGGGTTGTTTCTCCAGGAATTG ACTTATCAACATTGACCCTTTCAAATTCAG GTCCTCTTATAGTGAAAGACGAGTTTGATTATGAAAACCAGCAGTCGCACTCCAGCTCTGAAAGCCACCTGCAGACAATCCAGCACCCTCCGTCGAGGCCCGTCCCCCCGGATACGTTCAGCAACAACCCTCTGCTGCCCCCATCGGAGGGCAGCACTGGAGCTTCCTCTTCTGCTTTCTCCACCATTAGTGCTGGACCTTCAA ATCCCACTCcgaactggagcagaaacagcagcttccCCCCAGCGGTGCCACAACACCAGAATGGGCACCTGCAGCATCACCCCCCGATGCCTCACACGGGCCATTACT GGCCTGTTACCAATGAAATTGCATTCCAACCCCCTATATCTAACCACCCAG CTCCAGAGTACTGGTGTTCCATTGCGTACTTTGAGATGGACGTCCAGGTTGGCGAGACGTTCAAGGTGCCGTCCACATGTCCAATAGTCACCGTGGACGGTTACGTGGATCCGTCGGGAGGGGATCGCTTCTGCCTCGGCCAGCTGAGCAATGTCCACAGGACAGAGAACATTGAGAGAGCAAG GCTTCACATCGGCAAAGGTGTGCAGCTGGAATGCAAAGGTGAAGGCGACGTGTGGGTGCGCTGTTTGAGCGATCACGCAGTGTTCGTTCAGAGCTACTATCTGGATCGAGAAGCCGGGCGCGCCCCGGGCGACGCCGTTCATAAAATCTACCCCAGTGCTTACATCAAG GTGTTCGACCTGCGCCAGTGCCACAGGCAGATGCAGCAGCAGGCGGCGACGGCgcaggcagcagctgcagctcaggcGGCAGCCGTGGCTGGGAACATCCCGGGGCCGGGCTCAGTGGGAGGCATCGCCCCTGCCATCA GTTTGTCTGCGGCGGCGGGAATCGGTGTGGACGACCTACGCAGGCTGTGTATTCTGCGCATGAGCTTCGTGAAAGGCTGGGGGCCCGACTACCCGCGGCAAAGCATCAAGGAGACCCCCTGCTGGATCGAAATCCATCTACACCGAGCTCTGCAGCTTCTTGACGAAGTTCTGCACACCATGCCCATAGCTGACCCTCAGCCTCTTGATTGA
- the smad4a gene encoding mothers against decapentaplegic homolog 4a isoform X2, with protein MSITNTPTSNDACLSIVHSLMCHRQGGESESFAKRAIESLVKKLKEKKDELDSLITAITTNGAHPSKCVTIQRTLDGRLQVAGRKGFPHVVYARLWRWPDLHKNELKHVKYCQYAFDLKCDSVCVNPYHYERVVSPGIGPLIVKDEFDYENQQSHSSSESHLQTIQHPPSRPVPPDTFSNNPLLPPSEGSTGASSSAFSTISAGPSNPTPNWSRNSSFPPAVPQHQNGHLQHHPPMPHTGHYWPVTNEIAFQPPISNHPAPEYWCSIAYFEMDVQVGETFKVPSTCPIVTVDGYVDPSGGDRFCLGQLSNVHRTENIERARLHIGKGVQLECKGEGDVWVRCLSDHAVFVQSYYLDREAGRAPGDAVHKIYPSAYIKVFDLRQCHRQMQQQAATAQAAAAAQAAAVAGNIPGPGSVGGIAPAISLSAAAGIGVDDLRRLCILRMSFVKGWGPDYPRQSIKETPCWIEIHLHRALQLLDEVLHTMPIADPQPLD; from the exons ATGTCAATCACAAACACTCCTACAAGCAACGACGCTTGCCTGAGCATCGTGCACAGCCTCATGTGCCACCGGCAGGGAGGGGAAAGTGAAAGCTTTGCAAAGCGGGCCATTGAGAGTCTTGTCAAGAagctgaaggagaagaaggatgAGCTGGATTCTCTAATTACTGCCATCACCACAAACGGGGCTCATCCTAGCAAATGCGTAACCATACAGCGAACTTTGGACGGACGCTTACAG GTTGCAGGGCGTAAAGGTTTCCCCCATGTCGTCTATGCCAGACTGTGGCGATGGCCGGACCTCCACAAGAATGAGCTAAAACACGTGAAGTACTGCCAGTACGCATTTGACCTGAAATGCGACAGCGTCTGTGTCAACCCGTACCACTACGAGAGGGTTGTTTCTCCAGGAATTG GTCCTCTTATAGTGAAAGACGAGTTTGATTATGAAAACCAGCAGTCGCACTCCAGCTCTGAAAGCCACCTGCAGACAATCCAGCACCCTCCGTCGAGGCCCGTCCCCCCGGATACGTTCAGCAACAACCCTCTGCTGCCCCCATCGGAGGGCAGCACTGGAGCTTCCTCTTCTGCTTTCTCCACCATTAGTGCTGGACCTTCAA ATCCCACTCcgaactggagcagaaacagcagcttccCCCCAGCGGTGCCACAACACCAGAATGGGCACCTGCAGCATCACCCCCCGATGCCTCACACGGGCCATTACT GGCCTGTTACCAATGAAATTGCATTCCAACCCCCTATATCTAACCACCCAG CTCCAGAGTACTGGTGTTCCATTGCGTACTTTGAGATGGACGTCCAGGTTGGCGAGACGTTCAAGGTGCCGTCCACATGTCCAATAGTCACCGTGGACGGTTACGTGGATCCGTCGGGAGGGGATCGCTTCTGCCTCGGCCAGCTGAGCAATGTCCACAGGACAGAGAACATTGAGAGAGCAAG GCTTCACATCGGCAAAGGTGTGCAGCTGGAATGCAAAGGTGAAGGCGACGTGTGGGTGCGCTGTTTGAGCGATCACGCAGTGTTCGTTCAGAGCTACTATCTGGATCGAGAAGCCGGGCGCGCCCCGGGCGACGCCGTTCATAAAATCTACCCCAGTGCTTACATCAAG GTGTTCGACCTGCGCCAGTGCCACAGGCAGATGCAGCAGCAGGCGGCGACGGCgcaggcagcagctgcagctcaggcGGCAGCCGTGGCTGGGAACATCCCGGGGCCGGGCTCAGTGGGAGGCATCGCCCCTGCCATCA GTTTGTCTGCGGCGGCGGGAATCGGTGTGGACGACCTACGCAGGCTGTGTATTCTGCGCATGAGCTTCGTGAAAGGCTGGGGGCCCGACTACCCGCGGCAAAGCATCAAGGAGACCCCCTGCTGGATCGAAATCCATCTACACCGAGCTCTGCAGCTTCTTGACGAAGTTCTGCACACCATGCCCATAGCTGACCCTCAGCCTCTTGATTGA